The sequence ACGGTCGCTTTCATGCGCTGAACCTGCAACTGCCGCCGCTGGGCGTTCTGGTCCTGAAAATCGAAGGAGCTGCGTCTTGAGCCTCGACAACGAAGTCAAACCCATCGGCTTGACCGATGGCCGTGTGCGCGTGGTGATCGAAAGTATCCAGCCGGCGGTGGATGGGGGGCGCTTTCCGATCAAGCGTGTCAAGGGCGACGAGGTTGTCGTCGAAGCCGACTGTTTCGCCGACGGCCACGATGTGTTGGCCTGCGCGCTGAAATGGCGACGCGCGGGATCGGCCTGGAACAGCACCCCGATGCAGCCGCTCGGCAACGACCGCTGGCAAGCCTGCTTTGTGCCCGACGCCCTGGGCACCTGGGAATACGCCGTGAGTGCCTGGGTCGATCCTTTCCTGTCCTGGCGCCACGACTTCGCTCGCCGCGTCGATGCGGACGATGTGCGGATCGCTGCCGCCTCCGGGGCCAGCCTGATCGAAGAATGCGCGGACCGCTCTGACAGTTCGGCCGATGCCGACCTGCTGCGCGCATGGTCAGGCGAACTGGCGAAACTTGCCGCTGACCCCACGGCCGATGTCGATGCATTCAAGCGTCTTGGCAACGACGAAGCGCGGGCTGCCATTGCTTGTCGACACCCGGATCTGCGCCACGCCTTCACCCACCCGCAGACCTGCGCCGTCACCGTCGAGCGTGAGCGAGCGCGCTTCTCCGCGTGGTACGAGTTCTTCCCCCGCTCCGCGTCGGAGGATGCGAGTCGACACGGCACCTTCGCCGATTGCGAGGCCTGGCTGCCCTACGTCAAGCGCATGGGCTTCGACGTGTTGTACTTCCCGCCCATCCACCCGATCGGGCGGTCGCGGCGCAAGGGCCGCAACAACACGCTCGACGCGAAACCGGACGACCTGGGCAGCCCCTGGGCCATCGGCGCCGCCGAGGGCGGGCACACCGCGATCCTCGGTGAACTCGGCACCGCCGCCGACTTCCGACGGCTTGTCAACAAGGCCGCCGAACTCGACATCGACATCGCGCTCGACATCGCCTTCCAGTGTGCGCCCGACCACCCTTGGGTGACCGAGCACCCCGACTGGTTCAAGAAGCGTTCGGACGGCAGCATCCAGTACGCCGAAAACCCGCCGAAGAAGTACCAGGACATTTATCCGTTCGACTTCGAGACGGCCGACTGGCGCGCCTTGTGGCTCGCGCTGGCGGGGGTCTTCGAGCACTGGGTCGGTGAGGGCGTGCGCGTGTTTCGCGTGGACAACCCCCACACCAAAGCCTATCCCTTCTGGGAATGGGTGATCGCGCGGGTGCGTGCGTTGCAGCCCGAGGTCGTCTTCCTGTCCGAGGCCTTCACCCGGCCGCGCGTGATGCACCGCCTGGCCAAGGTCGGCTTCAGCCAGTCGTACACCTACTACACCTGGCGCAACACGAAGCAGGAAATCACCGAGTACTTCACCGAGCTCACCCGTGGCGTCGGCCGCGAGTACTTCCGCCCCAACGTGTGGCCGAACACGCCGGACATCCTGCCCGCTGCACTCCAGTACGGGGGGCGCCCGGTTTTCATGGCCCGGGTGGCCATGGCCGCGACGCTGTCGGCCAGCTATGGAATCTACGGCCCGGCGTACGAACTGCTGGAGGCGCAGGCACTGCGCGCCGGTGGCGAGGAGTACCTCGACTCAGAGAAGTTCGAACGCCGTGTGTGGGACCGTTCGCGCGCCGATTCGTTGGCCGAATTCATCGCGGTGCTCAACCGTGCCCGGCGCGACAACCCGGCCCTGCAGAGCGACGCCGGCCTGCGGTTTCTGCCCATCGACAACGAGCAGATGATTGCCTATGCGAAGACCTCTGCCGACGGTGCGAACACAGTCGTGTGTGTGGTCAACCTCGACCCGCACCACACGCAGAGCGGCTGGGTCGGGTTGGACCAGGGCGCCCTCGGCATCCAGCCCGGACAGGCCTACCAGCTGCACGACCTGGTCAGCGGTTCCCACTTCCTGTGGCACGGCGAACGCAACTTCGTCAGCCTGGATCCACAGCGCACGCCCGTTCATGTGATGGAGCTCCGCTCGCGCCTCAAGCGCGAGAACGATTTTGATTACTTCCTTTGAGAGATGCCCGTGACCGATGAAATCAAGCGCGCAGACCTCGGCGCGATCGTCCCTGCCCCCTCCGTGGCCGAGCCTGTCCACGATCCGCTCTGGTACAAGGACGCGGTCGTCTACGAGCTGCATATCAAGGCCTATGCCGACGCCAACGGCGATGGCGTCGGTGACTTCCGGGGACTGACCGAACGCCTCGACCATGTGCAGTCGCTCGGGGTCAACACCATCTGGCTGCTGCCGTTCTACCCTTCGCCCCAGCGTGACGATGGCTACGACGTGGCCGACTACGAAAACGTGCACCCCAACTACGGCACGCTCGACGACTTCAAGGCTTTCGTGGTCGAGGCGCATCGGCGCGGCCTGCGCGTGATCACAGAGCTGGTGGTCAACCACACCTCCGACCAGCACCCCTGGTTTCAGGCCGCGCGGCGCGCGCCCAAGGGCTCACCCGAACGCGACTTCTACGTCTGGAGCGACGACAACACCCTGTATTCGGGCACGCGCATCATCTTCACGGACACCGAGAAGTCGAACTGGACCTGGGACGAGGTCGCGCAGCAGTACTTCTGGCACCGCTTCTTCAGCCACCAGCCCGACCTGAACTTCGACAACCCGCTGGTGCTTGAGGCGGTGTTGAAGACCATGGAGTTCTGGCTCGAGATGGGGGTGGACGGCTTCCGGCTCGACGCCATTCCCTACCTCATCGAGCGCGACGGTACGAGCAACGAGAACCTGCGCGAGACGCATACGGTGATCAAGGCGATCCGCGCGCGCATCGAGGCCAACTACCCGGGCCGCCTGCTGCTGGCCGAAGCCAATATGTGGCCCGAGGACGTGCGCGAATACTTTGGCGACGCCGACGAATGCCAGATGGCCTACCACTTCCCGCTGATGCCGCGCATGTACATGGCCATCGCCCAGGAAGACCGCCACCCGATCGTTGAGATCCTCGCGCAGACGCCCGAGATCCCCGACAGCTGCCAGTGGGCGGTGTTCCTGCGCAACCACGACGAGCTCACGCTGGAAATGGTGACCAGCAAGGAGCGCGACTACATGTACGCGATGTACGCATCGGATGCGCGGGCACGGATCAACCTCGGCATCCGCCGCCGGCTCGCTCCGCTGCTGGAAAACGACCGCGCCCGCATCGAGTTGATGAACGGTCTGCTGCTGTCGATGCCGGGCACACCAGTGCTGTATTACGGTGACGAGATCGGCATGGGGGACAACATCTTTCTCGGCGATCGCGATGGCGTGCGCACCCCGATGCAATGGACGAGCGACCGCAACGGTGGCTTCTCGCGGGCCGATCCGCAGCGCCTGTACCTGCCACCGATCCAGGACCCGATCTACGGGTTCGAGGCCTTGAACGTCGAAGCGCAGGCGCGCGAGCCCTCGTCGTTGATGAACTGGACCAAGCGCATGCTCGGCGTGCGCAACGCCACCCAGGCCTTTGGCCGTGGCCGCTTCACCATGCTGCACCCGGGCAACCGCAAGGTGCTGGCCTACGTGCGCGAGTACGGCGAGGACGTGATCCTGTGTGTGTTCAACGTCAGCCGCGTCGCACAACCGGTCGAGCTCGCGCTGGAGGCCCACAAGGGCCGTGTGCCGGTCGAGATGATGGGGCGCAGCCCGTTCCCGCCCATCGGCGATCTGCCCTACATGCTCACGCTGCCGGCCTATGGATTTTTCTGGTTCCGCCTGGCCACCGACGCCGCGCCGCCAACCTGGCACGCAGAACGCCTGGCGCTTGAAGACCTGCCGGTGCTTGTGCTGTTCGACGGCTGGAACAGCTTCTTCCGGGGCAATGTGGTGCCATGGCGCATGGGCATGGCCGAGAAGACGCGCAACCAGTTCGAACGCGAACTGATGCCCCGTTTCATGGTGCGCCAGCGCTGGTACGCAGCCAAGGGTGAGCCGCTGGAGCGCGCCACCCTGGCAGCTCACGGCATGTTCGAAGAAGGCAAGTCGCAGTGGTTGCTGGCGCTGATCGACACCCAGGGCCCCGCGACATCGGAACGCTACTTCGCGCCTCTGGTGATTGCCTTCGAAGACGACGACGAGGAGCGCACCCGCGCCCTGATGCCCGTGGCCGTGACCAAGGTGCGCCAGCAGGCCACCATGGGCGTGCTGGCCGATGCAATGGGCGACGAGCTCTTCTGCCGGGCCGTGGTCTCCGCCATCGCTTCGCGCCGCGAAACCCTGGCCGATGGTGGCGTGGTGCGGTTCGTGCCGACCGAGGCCTGCAGCGCGGTCGTTGGCGACGCGCTGCAGAGCGCCACACCGCTGCAGCGGCTGACCACCAGCAGCAACTCGATCAGCCTGCTGGGCGAGCGGCTGTTCCTGAAGGCCTATCGGCGCTTGCACGCCGGCATCAACCCCGAACTGGAGATGGGCAGCTTTCTCACCGACGTTGCGCATTACGCGCATTGCGTGCCCGTGGCCGGCAGCGTCGAGTACCACGCCAAGGACGGCACGGTCTGGGCGCTGGCGCTGCTGCAGGCGCAAGTGAAGAACCAAGGCGATGCATGGCACTTCACTGTGGACCAGCTGGCGCGGCTTCTGGAATCGCTGCGCAACGTCGACACCGACTTGCAGGCCGGCATGGACGCGATGGCGGAGCGGGTGGATGTATTGGCGCGCCGGGTGGCGGAGCTGCACCTGGCGCTGGCGCAATCCCACAGCATGCCTGCGTTCGATCCGGAGCCGATCCGCGTCGCGGACCTGGTGCACTGGACGTCGGCTGTGCGCAGCGAGCTTTCGCACACGCTTGAGTTGCTGGAGCAGCGCCGCGCCACCTTGAGCGAGCCCCTGGCCGCCCTGGCTTCGCAGGTCGTGTCGGCCCGCGCCGCGCTCGATGCACGGATCACGATGGCCGCCTCGGCGACGCCTGCCGGCGTGAAGACCCGCCTGCACGGCGATCTGCACCTGCAGCAGGTGTTGATCGCGCAGGACGATTTCCTCATCATCGATTTTGAAGGTGAGCCGCAACGCTCGCTCGCGGAGCGGCGTGCCAAGCACAGCGCGCTGCGCGATGTGGCTGGCATGTTGCGTTCGTTCGACTACGCCCGGCACACCGCACTGCACCAGGCGGCGCAGGGTGGCGTCGAGCTGGAGCGGCTGGCTCCGAGCGCCCGGCTGTGGGAGCGGCACATGCGGCAGGCGTTCCAGAGTGCCTACCGCCAGGTGGCGGTGGCCGGGGGGCTCTATGCGAACGAGTCCGCGTTCGGTGAAGCCACCGCACTGCTGGACCTGTTCGAACTCGAGAAGGCGCTGTACGAACTGCGCTACGAACTGGACAACCGGCCCGACTGGGTCGGCGTCCCGCTCGCCGGAATCGCCGCGCTGGCCGGCATCGAATCAGACACCAGGAGTTGAGATGGAAAACATTGACGTGATGCTGGTCCCGCTGCGCGGGATACTGCTTGAAATAGGCAACTTCCTGCCGCGCCTGGGGGTGGCCCTCGCGGTGATTGTGGTCGGCTGGCTGCTGGCCAAGGGCTTGCGCATGGCGGTCGTGAAAACGCTGCGGGCCTTCAACTTTCACATCCTGACCGAGCGCGCCGGCATCGACGGCTTTCTGAAGCAGGGAGGCACCGAGAAGGACACCGTCGAATGGTTCGGTCTCATCGCCTACGTGCTGGTGCTGGTCGCTTCGCTGATCGTGGCCTTCAACACGCTGGGCCTGACCCAGGTGACCGATTTGCTGGGCAAGGTCCTGTTGTTCGTGCCGCGCTTGCTGGTGGCCTTGCTGGTGGTTGTGTTCGGCAGTTACTTTTCGCGCTTCATCGCCAACGCGGTGCAGCGCTACTTCCAGGCCGCAGGCATCAGCGATGCCGAGATCCTGAGCCGCATCGTGCGCTACGCGGTGATGGTTTTCGTGCTGCTGCTGGCGGTGGACCACCTGGAGATCGGTGGTGGGCTGATCCAGCACACCTTCCTGATCCTCCTGGGCGGCGTCGTGTTGGCGTTGGCACTGGCGTTCGGTCTCGGCGCCCGTGAGCGTGCTGCCCAGCTGATCGAGCGCTGGTTCCCGCGCGACCCGAGGGACCCTGCCTGATGGCCGCCTCGGCCGTCATTGATGCCCTGTGGCCGGGCAAGCCTTATCCGCGGGGAGCGACCTGGGATGGCATGGGTGTCAATTTCGCGCTGTTCTCCGAGTCGGCCGAGCGGGTCGAGTTGTGCCTGTTCGACGCGAGCGGGCGCAACGAGATTGCGCGTCTGGCCCTGCGCGAGCAGACCGACCAGGTTTTCCACGGCTACTTGCCCCAGGCGCGCCCAGGTCTGTTGTACGGCTACCGGGTTTACGGACCGTACCGTCCGCAAGACGGTCATCGCTTCAACGGAAACAAACTGCTGCTGGATCCGTACGCGCGCAACATCGTCGGCGCCATCCGCTGGCACGACGCGCTGTTCGGCTACC is a genomic window of Hydrogenophaga sp. RAC07 containing:
- a CDS encoding alpha-1,4-glucan--maltose-1-phosphate maltosyltransferase, producing the protein MSLDNEVKPIGLTDGRVRVVIESIQPAVDGGRFPIKRVKGDEVVVEADCFADGHDVLACALKWRRAGSAWNSTPMQPLGNDRWQACFVPDALGTWEYAVSAWVDPFLSWRHDFARRVDADDVRIAAASGASLIEECADRSDSSADADLLRAWSGELAKLAADPTADVDAFKRLGNDEARAAIACRHPDLRHAFTHPQTCAVTVERERARFSAWYEFFPRSASEDASRHGTFADCEAWLPYVKRMGFDVLYFPPIHPIGRSRRKGRNNTLDAKPDDLGSPWAIGAAEGGHTAILGELGTAADFRRLVNKAAELDIDIALDIAFQCAPDHPWVTEHPDWFKKRSDGSIQYAENPPKKYQDIYPFDFETADWRALWLALAGVFEHWVGEGVRVFRVDNPHTKAYPFWEWVIARVRALQPEVVFLSEAFTRPRVMHRLAKVGFSQSYTYYTWRNTKQEITEYFTELTRGVGREYFRPNVWPNTPDILPAALQYGGRPVFMARVAMAATLSASYGIYGPAYELLEAQALRAGGEEYLDSEKFERRVWDRSRADSLAEFIAVLNRARRDNPALQSDAGLRFLPIDNEQMIAYAKTSADGANTVVCVVNLDPHHTQSGWVGLDQGALGIQPGQAYQLHDLVSGSHFLWHGERNFVSLDPQRTPVHVMELRSRLKRENDFDYFL
- the treS gene encoding maltose alpha-D-glucosyltransferase; translated protein: MKRADLGAIVPAPSVAEPVHDPLWYKDAVVYELHIKAYADANGDGVGDFRGLTERLDHVQSLGVNTIWLLPFYPSPQRDDGYDVADYENVHPNYGTLDDFKAFVVEAHRRGLRVITELVVNHTSDQHPWFQAARRAPKGSPERDFYVWSDDNTLYSGTRIIFTDTEKSNWTWDEVAQQYFWHRFFSHQPDLNFDNPLVLEAVLKTMEFWLEMGVDGFRLDAIPYLIERDGTSNENLRETHTVIKAIRARIEANYPGRLLLAEANMWPEDVREYFGDADECQMAYHFPLMPRMYMAIAQEDRHPIVEILAQTPEIPDSCQWAVFLRNHDELTLEMVTSKERDYMYAMYASDARARINLGIRRRLAPLLENDRARIELMNGLLLSMPGTPVLYYGDEIGMGDNIFLGDRDGVRTPMQWTSDRNGGFSRADPQRLYLPPIQDPIYGFEALNVEAQAREPSSLMNWTKRMLGVRNATQAFGRGRFTMLHPGNRKVLAYVREYGEDVILCVFNVSRVAQPVELALEAHKGRVPVEMMGRSPFPPIGDLPYMLTLPAYGFFWFRLATDAAPPTWHAERLALEDLPVLVLFDGWNSFFRGNVVPWRMGMAEKTRNQFERELMPRFMVRQRWYAAKGEPLERATLAAHGMFEEGKSQWLLALIDTQGPATSERYFAPLVIAFEDDDEERTRALMPVAVTKVRQQATMGVLADAMGDELFCRAVVSAIASRRETLADGGVVRFVPTEACSAVVGDALQSATPLQRLTTSSNSISLLGERLFLKAYRRLHAGINPELEMGSFLTDVAHYAHCVPVAGSVEYHAKDGTVWALALLQAQVKNQGDAWHFTVDQLARLLESLRNVDTDLQAGMDAMAERVDVLARRVAELHLALAQSHSMPAFDPEPIRVADLVHWTSAVRSELSHTLELLEQRRATLSEPLAALASQVVSARAALDARITMAASATPAGVKTRLHGDLHLQQVLIAQDDFLIIDFEGEPQRSLAERRAKHSALRDVAGMLRSFDYARHTALHQAAQGGVELERLAPSARLWERHMRQAFQSAYRQVAVAGGLYANESAFGEATALLDLFELEKALYELRYELDNRPDWVGVPLAGIAALAGIESDTRS
- a CDS encoding mechanosensitive ion channel family protein — its product is MENIDVMLVPLRGILLEIGNFLPRLGVALAVIVVGWLLAKGLRMAVVKTLRAFNFHILTERAGIDGFLKQGGTEKDTVEWFGLIAYVLVLVASLIVAFNTLGLTQVTDLLGKVLLFVPRLLVALLVVVFGSYFSRFIANAVQRYFQAAGISDAEILSRIVRYAVMVFVLLLAVDHLEIGGGLIQHTFLILLGGVVLALALAFGLGARERAAQLIERWFPRDPRDPA